A genomic region of Candidatus Omnitrophota bacterium contains the following coding sequences:
- a CDS encoding SDR family oxidoreductase, translated as MSDNLKGKVAIVTGASRGIGKALASTVASLGVNVAIAARQIEPLKETADEIAKKYNVEVLPIACDVTKLEDLDNLVNKTKEKFGKIDILINNAGVSSQYPFQDQPIEDFERLAHTNYLGYVRLIRLVINDMIKAKSGAIINMVSGSTLCDPLPRNFIVYSSLKVGLRAFLKGLFWEVRDHGIKVTSLLPGVTDTDLTGKLKEITGDASRLMSTEAIENAVKFALTVPANVCPLEIAIINQQTPWTAPVIPFKQEHPNK; from the coding sequence ATGAGTGATAATTTAAAAGGTAAGGTAGCGATTGTAACAGGAGCTAGCCGCGGGATTGGCAAGGCATTAGCTTCAACAGTAGCGAGTTTAGGCGTAAATGTTGCTATTGCCGCGCGCCAAATTGAACCGTTAAAAGAAACTGCAGATGAGATTGCAAAGAAATATAATGTTGAGGTATTGCCAATCGCCTGTGATGTCACAAAGTTAGAGGATTTGGATAATTTAGTAAATAAAACTAAAGAGAAATTTGGCAAAATCGATATTTTGATCAATAACGCAGGTGTATCCAGCCAATATCCTTTTCAGGATCAACCGATAGAAGATTTTGAAAGATTAGCGCACACTAATTATTTAGGATATGTGCGGTTAATTCGCTTAGTCATTAATGATATGATTAAGGCTAAGTCAGGCGCAATTATTAATATGGTTTCAGGTTCAACACTTTGCGATCCTTTGCCAAGAAATTTTATCGTCTATAGTTCATTAAAAGTTGGGCTGCGTGCTTTCCTAAAAGGTTTATTCTGGGAGGTGCGTGATCATGGGATTAAGGTTACATCTTTATTGCCGGGGGTAACAGACACTGATTTAACCGGTAAATTAAAAGAAATTACCGGGGATGCCTCAAGGCTTATGTCTACCGAAGCAATTGAAAATGCAGTAAAATTTGCTTTAACTGTTCCCGCGAATGTTTGCCCTTTGGAGATTGCGATTATCAATCAGCAGACTCCCTGGACAGCTCCGGTAATTCCGTTTAAGCAGGAACATCCGAATAAATGA
- a CDS encoding MFS transporter, producing the protein MKKFTFIILCLEGAVLSFNVAASAAIVPSIAHEFVLSQFIAGKIIWMYMLPYGLAALLYGPLIRAVDARKVELISIFFFSVANLLAGFAANIKTLFLARFLMGFFGASVIPLGLVLIAKHMEPDKRGKFVGIFFGATFVASLAGLFLSGIIYWRLIFILPAIIGFILSIVMFFYLPSFKSDLTKFKVNYLDVLRDKKIFAIFTYIFFISLIYHGVQQWLGVYFSTKFCFGQFLISMLITLTSLSGVFGEVIGGDLADKLGRVKTVDLGIILMILSIFLLIFHLPLFVFAIIMVIWGLGWTFNHAGLSTMLTDLPRDSINEAASLNSSVRFVSGGLGAALSGIILQKSFTFGFIIFCLGLIILLFVSPIKPGRSNE; encoded by the coding sequence GTGAAGAAATTTACTTTTATCATCCTTTGTTTAGAAGGTGCTGTTCTTTCGTTTAATGTCGCTGCAAGCGCAGCTATAGTGCCTTCAATTGCCCATGAATTTGTTCTTTCTCAGTTTATAGCTGGTAAGATTATCTGGATGTATATGCTGCCTTATGGCTTAGCTGCACTTTTATACGGGCCATTAATCAGGGCGGTAGATGCAAGAAAAGTAGAGTTGATTTCCATCTTTTTCTTCTCTGTTGCTAATCTTTTAGCAGGTTTTGCTGCAAATATTAAAACTCTTTTCTTAGCAAGATTCTTAATGGGTTTTTTCGGCGCTTCCGTTATCCCCCTCGGGCTTGTTTTAATAGCAAAGCACATGGAGCCGGATAAACGCGGAAAATTTGTAGGAATATTTTTTGGCGCAACCTTTGTCGCTTCGCTTGCCGGGTTATTTTTAAGCGGAATAATTTATTGGCGACTTATCTTTATACTTCCTGCGATAATTGGATTTATTTTGAGCATTGTAATGTTTTTTTATTTGCCTAGTTTTAAAAGTGATCTAACTAAATTTAAGGTAAATTACCTTGATGTTTTAAGAGATAAAAAGATATTCGCAATTTTTACTTATATCTTCTTTATCAGCTTAATTTACCATGGGGTTCAGCAGTGGTTAGGGGTTTATTTCTCAACCAAGTTTTGTTTTGGGCAATTCTTAATCAGTATGCTCATTACTTTGACAAGCTTAAGCGGAGTTTTTGGTGAGGTTATCGGAGGAGACCTTGCAGATAAGCTTGGCAGAGTAAAGACAGTGGATTTAGGAATTATTTTAATGATTTTAAGTATTTTTCTTTTGATTTTCCATCTTCCGCTTTTTGTCTTTGCTATAATTATGGTTATCTGGGGTTTGGGCTGGACTTTTAACCACGCAGGCCTATCAACTATGCTTACTGACCTGCCGCGGGATTCTATAAATGAGGCGGCAAGTTTAAATAGCAGCGTGCGTTTTGTATCCGGTGGCTTAGGAGCTGCATTAAGCGGCATAATTTTACAAAAAAGTTTTACTTTTGGTTTTATTATTTTTTGTTTGGGATTAATAATATTGCTTTTTGTTTCACCGATTAAACCAGGGAGGAGTAATGAGTGA
- a CDS encoding SRPBCC family protein has product MGHTCNSIIINAPYELIFDISNDIPRWTELFGGEYKKAEVVEKKDNKITFRLTDDEDKSWVSWRLLFKDKYFAYAERHEPKFPFKYMKIIWLYTPKPQGIELTWIQHFEMDDKAKFNDEQVEGFINKHSKENLEIFKKVIEREASSK; this is encoded by the coding sequence ATGGGGCATACTTGTAATTCCATAATTATTAACGCACCTTATGAATTAATTTTTGATATTTCTAATGATATCCCGCGCTGGACTGAGCTATTCGGCGGAGAATATAAAAAGGCAGAGGTAGTTGAGAAGAAAGATAACAAAATTACCTTCCGTTTAACTGATGATGAAGATAAATCCTGGGTATCCTGGAGGCTGCTTTTTAAAGATAAGTATTTTGCCTATGCCGAAAGGCATGAGCCGAAATTCCCTTTTAAATACATGAAGATTATCTGGCTTTATACGCCGAAACCTCAGGGGATAGAGTTGACTTGGATTCAACACTTTGAGATGGATGATAAAGCTAAGTTTAACGACGAGCAGGTGGAAGGGTTTATTAATAAGCATTCCAAAGAAAACTTAGAGATATTTAAAAAGGTAATTGAGCGAGAAGCTAGTAGTAAGTGA
- a CDS encoding cupin domain-containing protein, which yields MINSIFKELEKMMEFPKEGIFSKVLVKTPTSNYTLMCLAKGSDISEHTSTREAAVTVLKGEGIFVLNGKKIKMKPGVFIFMPKNAPHSLSAKKDLAILLSLFGKE from the coding sequence ATGATAAATTCTATATTCAAAGAGTTAGAAAAAATGATGGAATTCCCCAAAGAAGGGATTTTCAGCAAAGTTTTGGTCAAGACTCCCACTTCTAATTATACTTTGATGTGTTTAGCAAAAGGAAGCGATATCTCCGAGCATACATCTACCCGCGAAGCAGCAGTTACCGTGTTAAAAGGAGAAGGGATTTTTGTTTTAAATGGAAAGAAGATTAAAATGAAGCCGGGGGTTTTTATTTTTATGCCAAAAAATGCGCCTCATTCATTAAGCGCAAAGAAAGACTTGGCAATTTTATTAAGCTTATTCGGGAAAGAGTAA
- a CDS encoding cyclase family protein — MQIIDLSLPIDDKAFEVHKVAIERVTHSAGVEKFNRVIMGKTLLGKIKYALGKRILKKEDLPDEEFLSLEVVHSPVHIGTHLDYSFHYGSRSENRPAKTAEEIPLEYCYQDGVKLDLTHKKPNETIAASDIEAGLAKVNYKLKPLDIVILHTGADKLYGGPKYFSDYPGVDISAIDYLLDRGIKIFGVDTMGIDRPYRFMLKEFLEKKDIKYLYPAHFYGRKREFIHIERLANLEKLPSSGFKIICFPVKIKNTGAAWSRVVAII; from the coding sequence ATGCAAATAATTGACTTAAGCCTTCCTATAGACGATAAAGCTTTTGAAGTACACAAAGTAGCTATTGAACGCGTAACTCACTCGGCAGGTGTAGAGAAGTTTAACCGCGTTATCATGGGCAAGACTCTTTTAGGCAAGATTAAATATGCTTTAGGGAAACGCATCTTAAAAAAAGAAGACCTTCCGGATGAAGAGTTTCTTTCTTTAGAAGTTGTGCATTCTCCGGTTCATATCGGCACTCACCTTGATTATTCATTTCATTACGGTTCTCGTTCAGAGAATCGCCCAGCAAAAACTGCAGAAGAAATCCCCCTTGAATATTGTTATCAAGATGGGGTAAAACTTGATTTAACTCATAAAAAACCAAACGAAACTATTGCTGCTTCTGATATTGAAGCAGGCCTTGCAAAGGTAAATTATAAATTAAAGCCATTGGATATTGTAATTCTGCATACGGGGGCGGATAAGTTATATGGTGGGCCGAAATATTTCTCAGACTATCCCGGGGTTGATATTTCTGCGATTGATTATCTCTTAGATAGAGGTATTAAAATCTTCGGGGTAGATACAATGGGGATAGATAGGCCTTATAGATTTATGCTTAAGGAATTCTTAGAGAAGAAAGACATCAAGTATTTGTATCCAGCGCATTTTTACGGCCGCAAGAGAGAATTTATCCATATTGAAAGGTTAGCAAATTTAGAAAAGCTGCCTTCCTCCGGATTTAAAATCATTTGTTTCCCGGTAAAGATTAAAAATACAGGAGCTGCCTGGTCAAGAGTTGTAGCAATTATATAA
- a CDS encoding acyl carrier protein encodes MDTKQKIKDCLVKLLKVRPEELRDDLSLLESIGVDSTEMVETVIALEKEFSTKLSPKEITKSSTINDIVKVVESKLIKA; translated from the coding sequence ATGGATACAAAACAAAAAATTAAAGACTGCCTTGTAAAACTCTTAAAAGTAAGGCCAGAAGAATTAAGAGATGATTTAAGTTTATTAGAGAGTATTGGCGTTGACTCAACGGAAATGGTAGAAACGGTTATTGCGCTTGAAAAAGAATTCAGTACAAAATTAAGCCCTAAGGAAATCACAAAATCTTCAACTATAAATGATATTGTGAAAGTGGTTGAGTCTAAACTGATCAAGGCGTAA
- a CDS encoding radical SAM protein, translated as MKILFVMPKVGAWATHGIHRSPNQLYAHWAAYVRERGYTDVAVIDGKAFQTPMDELVEQVKEKNPDVVVMGEQLHGYGGYGVLRHFKEAAQKIKKALPKTKIIFGGLWYSAMPVPTLEENPAVDFVVMGEEESFGDLIEAIDKKKSLKDVGGVTSRIDGEIVMGPHKPLMEDLDKLPLPAYDLFPMDKYVGHTYWKPFVDMVTSRGCPSACTFCYEWDQFDPRSPSDFLKWRAKSPERVMEELNLLHKKYGVKVVVIQDDNFNVDPKRVQKFCELKKAANNPIKWVSLGRAIDWVNCESVLPLMKETGLFMGVFGIEVTTQSELKRIAKGITIDQIQKTIEILRKQDIAIVADIMMGFDYDTEEIIKKRFEFTDAVDPDIMWVGYVTPAPNSPMWRIALKKNWMDPKKVDFSTWDFLHPVIPTDHLTTEDLGRLGSWCMREFFSKPGRINRIMESNFDPLAKLCFQDVMNGINKWEAAATKGEVQI; from the coding sequence ATGAAAATTCTATTTGTAATGCCTAAGGTAGGCGCATGGGCAACGCACGGAATCCACAGGTCCCCAAATCAGCTCTATGCGCATTGGGCAGCATATGTCCGCGAGAGAGGCTATACCGATGTTGCAGTTATCGACGGGAAAGCATTTCAAACACCCATGGATGAATTAGTTGAACAGGTTAAAGAGAAGAATCCTGATGTTGTTGTAATGGGTGAACAGTTGCATGGTTATGGCGGATACGGCGTATTAAGGCATTTTAAAGAGGCAGCACAAAAAATTAAAAAGGCATTACCTAAAACAAAGATAATCTTTGGCGGCTTGTGGTATTCGGCCATGCCAGTACCAACTTTAGAAGAGAATCCGGCAGTTGATTTTGTAGTAATGGGAGAAGAGGAATCTTTCGGAGATTTAATTGAGGCAATAGATAAAAAGAAAAGTTTAAAAGATGTGGGCGGTGTAACTTCTCGTATTGATGGTGAGATTGTAATGGGCCCGCATAAGCCGCTCATGGAAGATTTGGATAAATTACCACTTCCCGCCTATGATTTATTTCCAATGGATAAATATGTGGGGCATACTTATTGGAAGCCGTTTGTGGATATGGTGACTTCCCGAGGCTGTCCTTCAGCGTGCACATTTTGTTATGAATGGGACCAGTTTGACCCGCGTTCACCGTCTGATTTCTTAAAGTGGCGCGCAAAGAGCCCGGAAAGAGTCATGGAAGAGCTTAATCTTTTGCATAAAAAATACGGGGTTAAGGTTGTAGTTATCCAGGATGACAATTTTAACGTGGATCCCAAGAGAGTGCAGAAATTCTGCGAGCTTAAAAAAGCAGCGAATAACCCAATTAAATGGGTATCTTTAGGGCGTGCAATTGACTGGGTTAATTGCGAATCAGTCCTTCCTTTAATGAAAGAGACAGGGTTGTTTATGGGCGTATTTGGTATAGAGGTTACAACGCAGTCAGAGCTTAAAAGAATAGCAAAAGGTATCACAATAGACCAGATTCAAAAGACGATTGAAATTTTGCGTAAGCAGGATATTGCGATAGTTGCCGATATTATGATGGGTTTTGATTATGATACTGAGGAGATTATTAAGAAGCGGTTTGAATTTACCGACGCAGTGGATCCGGATATTATGTGGGTGGGTTACGTTACGCCTGCTCCGAATTCACCAATGTGGAGGATTGCTTTAAAGAAGAATTGGATGGATCCAAAGAAGGTTGATTTCAGTACTTGGGATTTTCTGCATCCGGTTATTCCAACCGACCATTTAACTACAGAAGATTTAGGGCGCCTTGGTTCATGGTGCATGCGTGAATTTTTCTCAAAACCCGGAAGAATCAACCGGATTATGGAAAGTAATTTTGACCCGCTTGCTAAGCTTTGCTTTCAGGATGTTATGAATGGAATTAATAAATGGGAAGCAGCAGCGACAAAGGGTGAAGTGCAGATATAA
- a CDS encoding beta-ketoacyl-[acyl-carrier-protein] synthase family protein, whose protein sequence is MDKIAITGIGVVAPSGIGKRQFWANVKAGRNFIKNITRFDASRYPSHIAGQIDDLEKYSHVSERLLKKIDAFSHMALIASELALLDAKIDIKNEDPKLVGIFLGNAIGGWLYAETELRDLYIEGREGVSPYMASAWFPAAPQGQVSIYYGIKGFSKTVVADRAGSLMALGYARKVLSKNKLNMILAGGMEAPVTPYSLLCCNTYGALSRNNEHPESAYRPFDKKRDGFVIGEGAGIVVMESVERAKQRGVNVLGFISGYGTSCDGRDRINPDRDGKQLARAINIALADAKVNPEGIDYISLDGLAVDIWDNSEIAAIKSVFGAHAAKIPVSCPKSSFGNLLGASGAIDMIITLLAMENKLVPPTTNLENPAVDGLNFVQKEARTHNINKAMIISRGRGGINSVLIVEKGDK, encoded by the coding sequence ATGGATAAGATTGCAATAACCGGTATAGGTGTTGTGGCTCCTTCCGGGATAGGAAAGCGGCAGTTTTGGGCAAATGTTAAGGCAGGAAGAAACTTTATAAAGAATATTACGCGTTTTGATGCTTCGAGGTACCCTTCGCATATTGCAGGACAGATTGATGATTTGGAAAAATACAGCCATGTTTCAGAACGGCTTCTTAAAAAGATAGACGCATTTTCTCACATGGCCTTGATTGCTTCTGAGTTAGCTCTTCTTGATGCGAAGATCGATATAAAAAACGAAGATCCAAAATTGGTTGGGATATTCTTAGGTAACGCTATCGGCGGCTGGCTTTATGCTGAAACAGAATTACGCGATTTGTATATTGAAGGCCGCGAGGGAGTTTCTCCTTATATGGCTTCGGCATGGTTTCCCGCAGCACCCCAAGGACAGGTTTCAATTTATTATGGGATAAAGGGATTTTCTAAAACTGTTGTTGCTGATAGGGCCGGATCTTTAATGGCATTAGGCTATGCGCGCAAAGTTTTAAGCAAAAATAAACTTAATATGATTTTAGCCGGAGGCATGGAAGCCCCCGTTACTCCTTATTCGCTGCTTTGCTGTAATACATACGGCGCGCTTTCAAGAAATAATGAACATCCGGAATCAGCATATAGGCCGTTTGATAAAAAACGCGACGGATTTGTTATTGGAGAGGGTGCTGGTATAGTTGTGATGGAAAGTGTTGAGCGGGCCAAGCAAAGAGGAGTGAATGTTTTAGGGTTTATCAGCGGTTATGGGACTTCATGCGACGGGCGTGACAGGATTAATCCCGATCGCGACGGTAAACAGTTAGCCCGGGCGATTAATATAGCGTTAGCTGATGCAAAGGTTAATCCAGAGGGGATTGATTACATCAGTTTAGATGGTTTGGCTGTGGATATCTGGGATAATTCTGAGATTGCTGCAATAAAAAGTGTATTTGGAGCGCATGCGGCAAAGATTCCCGTAAGCTGCCCAAAGTCAAGCTTCGGAAATTTACTTGGAGCAAGCGGGGCAATAGACATGATTATTACACTTCTTGCAATGGAAAATAAGTTAGTTCCTCCAACAACAAATTTAGAGAATCCTGCTGTTGATGGTTTAAATTTTGTTCAAAAGGAAGCAAGAACGCATAATATAAATAAGGCGATGATAATTTCCCGCGGTAGAGGCGGAATAAACTCAGTATTGATAGTTGAGAAAGGAGATAAGTAA
- a CDS encoding beta-ketoacyl-[acyl-carrier-protein] synthase family protein, whose product MSKRRVVITGIGVISPNGIGKENAWKGMSGGKSGVRLVDSFDVSVFNTKIAAEARDFDPFKLGLTHDEAVRMDRYVQFGVTAGDMAIKDSNLDFSKEDPERVGVCLANAICGTKYMEEEFALVTDDGKNPIDPSRVRPDLYDAAMFNTPSIEISARYGLKGICNTLSTGCTAGTDSMGFGLETIQDGEQDIMICGAAEAPLTPITFGAFDVVNVLAVNNENPEKASRPFDNKRNGFVLSEGAGILVLEELNHALKRNARIYAEVMGFGTSCNAFHMTDLPSDGGAMSSCIDLAFKDAGMKPSEIDYINAHGSSTRMNDIFETNAYKTIFGDYAYKLPISSLKSMIGHPLAAANAVEFTICCMIFEKNILPPTINQEEKDPLCDLDYIPNVARAKKVNTILKTSSGFSGIHSSLILRRYNG is encoded by the coding sequence ATGTCTAAGCGTAGAGTTGTTATTACGGGTATCGGTGTGATTTCTCCCAATGGTATTGGTAAGGAAAATGCCTGGAAAGGGATGTCGGGAGGAAAGTCTGGAGTTAGGTTAGTGGATAGTTTTGATGTCTCTGTTTTTAATACAAAGATTGCCGCCGAGGCAAGGGATTTTGATCCTTTTAAACTGGGGCTTACCCATGATGAAGCAGTGCGCATGGATAGATATGTGCAGTTTGGAGTAACAGCAGGGGACATGGCGATAAAAGATAGTAACCTTGATTTTTCTAAGGAAGATCCGGAAAGAGTCGGGGTTTGCCTTGCTAATGCTATCTGTGGGACAAAATACATGGAAGAGGAATTTGCCCTTGTTACCGACGACGGTAAGAATCCCATTGATCCTTCAAGGGTCCGCCCTGATTTGTATGATGCCGCGATGTTTAATACTCCCTCAATCGAGATTAGCGCCCGGTATGGATTAAAAGGAATTTGTAATACTCTATCTACAGGGTGTACTGCCGGGACAGACTCAATGGGTTTTGGCCTTGAGACTATTCAGGATGGAGAGCAGGATATCATGATTTGTGGCGCTGCAGAAGCGCCCCTTACGCCAATTACATTTGGCGCTTTTGATGTAGTTAATGTTTTGGCAGTTAATAACGAGAATCCGGAAAAAGCTTCTCGGCCGTTTGATAATAAGCGTAACGGGTTTGTCCTTTCTGAAGGCGCTGGGATATTGGTTTTGGAAGAATTAAATCATGCCCTAAAAAGAAATGCGCGTATTTATGCAGAAGTAATGGGTTTTGGCACAAGCTGCAATGCTTTTCATATGACAGACCTTCCTTCGGATGGAGGGGCTATGAGCAGCTGCATTGATCTTGCATTTAAAGATGCTGGGATGAAGCCCAGTGAAATAGATTATATCAATGCACATGGTTCCTCAACTCGTATGAATGATATCTTTGAAACCAATGCATATAAAACAATTTTCGGTGATTATGCTTATAAACTTCCGATTAGTTCTCTTAAATCAATGATCGGACATCCTTTGGCTGCGGCAAATGCAGTGGAATTTACCATATGTTGTATGATTTTTGAGAAGAATATTCTTCCTCCTACGATAAATCAGGAAGAAAAAGACCCCTTATGCGACTTGGATTATATACCTAATGTTGCAAGGGCTAAAAAAGTAAACACAATACTTAAAACAAGTAGCGGTTTTTCTGGGATTCATTCGTCTTTAATTTTAAGGAGATACAATGGATAA